One Deltaproteobacteria bacterium genomic window carries:
- the metA gene encoding homoserine O-succinyltransferase, with the protein MPVKIPDSLPARGVLESENIFVMDEHRATHQDIRPIRIAILNLMPLKINTETQLLRLLGNSPLQVEITLLHMDSHQSKNTPAEHLLEHYVTFAEIREQFFDGFIITGAPVEQLPFTEVDYWPELIEIMDWARSHVYSTFYICWGAQAGLYHYYGVPKYPLIAKMFGVFLHKINVRYEQLLRGFDDNFYAPHSRHTETRREDIIAVPELVLLSESKEAGVYIVISTDRRHIFVTGHSEYDPLTLQAEYIRDVSKNLPIAVPRNYFPDDDPTLEPIVRWRGHANLLYSNWLNYYVYQQTPFDLQQLPENHISRRSP; encoded by the coding sequence ATGCCGGTCAAAATTCCAGACTCGCTACCAGCGCGCGGCGTGCTTGAAAGCGAAAACATCTTTGTGATGGATGAACATCGCGCTACTCATCAAGACATTCGCCCTATTCGTATTGCCATACTTAATTTAATGCCGTTAAAGATAAATACTGAAACCCAACTACTACGGCTACTTGGCAATTCACCACTGCAAGTTGAAATCACTCTGCTGCATATGGACTCGCATCAGTCTAAAAATACTCCTGCTGAACATTTGCTCGAACATTACGTAACTTTTGCCGAAATTCGTGAGCAATTCTTTGATGGTTTTATCATTACTGGTGCTCCGGTTGAACAGTTACCATTTACTGAAGTTGATTATTGGCCAGAATTAATTGAAATTATGGACTGGGCTCGCTCGCATGTCTACTCAACTTTTTATATCTGTTGGGGTGCGCAAGCCGGTTTGTATCACTATTATGGTGTACCAAAATATCCATTAATAGCAAAAATGTTTGGGGTATTTTTACATAAAATCAATGTTCGTTACGAACAATTATTACGTGGTTTTGATGATAATTTTTACGCCCCCCATTCTCGCCATACTGAAACTAGGCGTGAAGATATAATCGCTGTTCCTGAATTAGTACTACTATCAGAGTCAAAAGAAGCTGGCGTTTATATTGTGATTTCGACTGATCGTCGCCACATTTTTGTTACTGGACATTCTGAATATGACCCTTTAACCTTGCAGGCTGAATATATTCGTGATGTTAGTAAAAACTTGCCAATTGCAGTACCGCGTAATTATTTTCCTGATGACGATCCAACACTTGAGCCTATAGTGCGTTGGCGTGGACATGCTAATTTACTTTATAGCAATTGGCTGAACTATTATGTTTATCAACAAACACCGTTTGATCTGCAACAATTACCTGAAAACCATATTTCTAGAAGGTCTCCCTAA